A stretch of the Pseudalkalibacillus hwajinpoensis genome encodes the following:
- a CDS encoding glycoside hydrolase family 88 protein, with amino-acid sequence MKIKTNTQSVLDEGIRLKDRYQKQPTINRTYVDQAIHHVLQKIDQNLEAFTNSFPDSSSQDGVYPSIENNEWTTSFWTGMLWLAYEVTGEQKYRSVAEGHLTSFKQRLKNRIAVNHHDLGFLYTLSCVSAYKLTGNEEAKNVAIEAADLLMTRFHEKAGIIQAWGDLTDPSQRGRMIIDCNMNLPLLYWATEETGDQKYKSVAESHIQQAARYLVREDASTHHTYYMDPDSGKPLYGDTHQGYADDSCWARGQAWGIYGFPLSYAYTKDWSLITLTKKLTNYYLNRLPKDYICYWDLIFTDGNEERDSSSAAIALCGLLELVKHLPLTDEERPYYENAINNTTESLVEHYTTDVNSNENGLLRHAVYYKGGNRGVDESCIWGDYYYFEALVRLSKDWNLYW; translated from the coding sequence ATGAAGATTAAAACAAATACACAAAGTGTACTAGATGAAGGCATTCGACTAAAAGATCGCTATCAAAAACAGCCTACGATAAACCGCACGTACGTCGATCAAGCGATTCACCATGTTCTTCAGAAAATTGATCAAAATCTTGAAGCTTTTACTAACTCTTTTCCTGATTCAAGTAGCCAAGATGGAGTGTACCCGTCCATTGAGAACAATGAATGGACAACGAGTTTCTGGACCGGAATGTTATGGCTCGCTTATGAAGTAACAGGAGAACAGAAATACCGCAGTGTAGCTGAAGGACACTTAACTAGTTTCAAACAGCGCTTAAAGAATCGAATTGCTGTAAATCACCATGATCTCGGATTTCTCTACACGCTTTCATGTGTTAGTGCTTATAAATTAACTGGTAATGAAGAAGCCAAAAATGTAGCTATTGAAGCAGCAGACTTGCTCATGACGCGCTTTCATGAAAAAGCAGGTATCATTCAAGCATGGGGCGACTTAACAGACCCGTCACAGCGGGGAAGGATGATTATTGACTGTAATATGAATCTCCCTTTACTCTATTGGGCGACAGAAGAAACTGGAGATCAGAAGTATAAGAGCGTAGCTGAAAGCCATATCCAACAGGCAGCACGATACCTTGTGAGAGAAGATGCGTCTACGCATCATACTTATTATATGGATCCAGACTCAGGAAAGCCACTGTATGGTGACACACACCAGGGATATGCGGATGACTCTTGTTGGGCTCGCGGGCAAGCATGGGGAATATACGGCTTCCCTCTAAGTTATGCTTATACGAAAGACTGGAGTTTAATCACGTTAACTAAGAAACTTACAAATTACTATTTAAATCGTTTACCTAAAGACTACATTTGTTATTGGGATTTAATTTTCACAGATGGCAATGAAGAAAGAGATAGCTCATCAGCTGCTATCGCACTCTGTGGACTACTTGAATTAGTGAAACATTTACCACTTACAGATGAAGAGAGACCTTATTATGAGAACGCTATCAACAACACAACAGAATCACTAGTTGAACATTACACGACTGATGTAAACTCAAATGAAAATGGATTGTTGCGCCATGCCGTTTACTATAAAGGTGGTAACCGCGGAGTAGATGAAAGTTGTATTTGGGGCGATTATTATTATTTCGAAGCGCTTGTTCGTCTCTCGAAAGACTGGAATTTATATTGGTAA
- the pfkB gene encoding 1-phosphofructokinase → MITTVTLNAAIDRTYYMDRFSINEVNRTKRIISEPGGKGINVSKILKILNINTVSTGFLGGLNGQFIKRLADEKGIHSDFVMIEGESRICLNIIDEFTNQTEILELGPTILEREWIVFKRKLLELANKSTYVILSGSLPKGLLTTAYQELVELVQQNGTRAIVDTSGQPLKEALKAKPFMIKPNIDELSEITNRPLQTDDEIMNALIELSYTGVSVVAVSRGSDGAMAAYDNCIYSISIPTLSVVNPVGSGDAFVAGLVSGFYNGESFEKSLIRASAAGTANALQEKAGDLSLEDLKSLEKQMSVNQFSFTK, encoded by the coding sequence ATGATCACTACTGTTACGTTAAATGCAGCGATTGACCGTACGTACTATATGGATCGCTTTTCTATAAATGAAGTAAATCGGACGAAAAGAATCATAAGCGAACCTGGAGGTAAGGGCATTAACGTCTCAAAAATACTGAAAATTTTAAATATAAATACAGTATCCACAGGTTTTTTGGGGGGGTTAAATGGTCAATTCATTAAACGGTTAGCAGATGAAAAAGGAATTCATTCCGATTTTGTAATGATTGAAGGCGAATCACGTATTTGCCTAAATATCATTGATGAATTCACAAACCAAACTGAAATTCTTGAGTTAGGTCCAACCATTTTAGAAAGAGAATGGATCGTATTTAAACGAAAACTATTGGAATTGGCCAATAAAAGCACTTATGTCATTCTATCTGGGAGCTTACCTAAGGGGCTTTTAACGACGGCTTATCAAGAACTTGTTGAACTTGTTCAGCAGAATGGTACAAGAGCAATTGTTGATACGAGTGGACAACCGCTTAAGGAAGCTCTGAAAGCGAAGCCCTTTATGATAAAACCAAATATTGATGAGCTAAGTGAAATCACCAATCGTCCGTTGCAAACCGATGATGAAATCATGAATGCTTTAATAGAATTAAGCTATACAGGAGTCTCCGTTGTGGCAGTCTCTAGAGGAAGCGATGGAGCGATGGCTGCTTATGACAATTGCATTTATTCAATTTCTATTCCTACGTTATCTGTTGTCAATCCTGTAGGAAGTGGCGATGCCTTTGTTGCTGGATTAGTATCTGGATTCTATAATGGAGAGTCTTTTGAGAAATCATTAATAAGAGCCTCAGCTGCCGGTACAGCCAATGCACTGCAAGAAAAAGCAGGAGACCTTTCCTTAGAAGATCTAAAATCGCTAGAAAAACAAATGAGTGTAAATCAATTTTCATTTACTAAATAA
- a CDS encoding DUF4091 domain-containing protein, with protein sequence MKVEIHSQLNVTARVVGLVPSEYPCHFDYDDHTLRHTPGLYPDPLFPIVEEEGLTAFPNQWRSIWITVDIEQDARPGDHQIDITLICTNGDHFKETFQLNFIDANLPEQEVIHTEWLHTDCIASIYQLEIFSDKYWDTVEKYVKTAADHHINMILTPLFTPPLDTEIGRERPTVQLVDVTKEGEKYTFHFEKLLRWFKMCQNNGIRYFEFSHLFSQWGAKHPPKIIGNVNGKKQKLFGWETDATSQDYRLFLAQFLPALIQLLEESDLTDYCYFHISDEPRMEHLESYTNASRVMNDYLGDLPVIDALSDYAFYEKGLIKNPVSANDHITPFLENNVPGLWTYYCTSQYKEVSNRFFNMPSSRNRILGMQLYKFNLQGFLHWGFNFWYSSFSKKIIDPFRNTDANYSFPSGDAFLVYPGENGPIESLRLEVLREAFQDHSALQLLESYIGREQTLDLLENDLKKPLTFNHYPKEAAWLLAKRDEINERIKLEINVHTHK encoded by the coding sequence ATGAAGGTCGAAATTCACTCTCAGTTAAATGTAACAGCACGAGTAGTTGGACTGGTGCCTTCTGAATACCCATGTCACTTTGATTACGATGATCATACCCTGCGTCATACACCAGGATTATACCCTGATCCCTTATTTCCAATTGTAGAAGAAGAAGGGCTTACAGCTTTTCCAAATCAGTGGCGATCGATTTGGATAACAGTGGACATAGAACAAGACGCTAGACCAGGCGACCACCAAATTGACATCACCCTCATTTGCACTAACGGTGATCATTTTAAAGAAACTTTTCAATTGAACTTCATTGATGCAAATCTTCCAGAACAAGAAGTGATTCACACCGAATGGCTACACACGGATTGTATCGCTTCAATTTATCAATTAGAGATTTTCAGTGATAAATACTGGGACACAGTAGAGAAATATGTAAAGACAGCTGCTGATCATCACATCAATATGATTTTAACTCCTTTATTCACCCCTCCGCTGGATACTGAAATTGGTAGAGAGAGACCCACCGTACAGCTTGTTGATGTAACAAAAGAAGGAGAGAAATATACATTTCATTTCGAAAAGCTGCTCCGTTGGTTTAAAATGTGTCAAAATAACGGCATTCGATATTTTGAATTCTCTCATCTTTTTAGTCAGTGGGGTGCAAAGCATCCACCTAAAATTATAGGTAATGTAAATGGAAAAAAACAAAAACTATTTGGTTGGGAAACAGACGCTACAAGTCAAGACTACCGTTTATTTCTAGCACAATTCTTACCTGCGCTTATTCAATTACTTGAAGAATCCGATCTAACAGATTATTGTTATTTTCATATTTCTGATGAACCTCGAATGGAACATTTGGAGTCTTATACGAATGCAAGCCGTGTGATGAATGATTACCTCGGTGACCTACCAGTAATAGACGCACTTTCAGATTATGCATTTTACGAAAAAGGGCTTATTAAAAATCCAGTATCAGCCAACGATCATATTACTCCATTTCTTGAAAACAACGTTCCTGGTTTATGGACTTATTACTGTACTTCTCAATACAAAGAAGTTTCCAATCGTTTTTTTAACATGCCATCCTCTAGAAATAGAATACTAGGAATGCAATTATATAAGTTTAATCTACAGGGCTTCCTTCATTGGGGATTTAACTTCTGGTACTCTTCTTTTTCCAAAAAAATAATTGATCCGTTTCGGAACACAGATGCGAATTACTCTTTTCCATCAGGCGATGCTTTTCTAGTTTATCCCGGTGAGAACGGACCAATTGAGTCACTTCGTTTAGAAGTGTTAAGAGAGGCCTTTCAAGATCATTCTGCATTACAACTTCTTGAAAGCTATATTGGACGTGAACAAACACTAGATCTATTAGAGAACGATTTGAAAAAACCACTAACATTTAACCATTATCCAAAAGAAGCTGCATGGCTTCTCGCTAAAAGAGACGAAATAAATGAAAGAATTAAGCTTGAAATAAATGTTCATACGCACAAATAA
- a CDS encoding GntR family transcriptional regulator, with protein MKRELDQHSVIPLYHQLKEILKENIERGDWAPGDKIPSENELRADYNISRNTAKKAIEDLVQIGVLNRIQGKGTFVSQPKLEQPLMGFYSFSKVMKEMGMAPTDIILHMNETTASPRVASKLMVDEGDTLIELKRLRCANDEPVILETSYIPQYLIPGIKQEHVMNTSLYDVMESDFGIIVTKAKEVFEPVLIRDYESEYLQVKEGYPALLLERTAYDRSGKPVEFCHSIVRGDRCRFYTELI; from the coding sequence ATGAAAAGAGAATTAGATCAGCATAGTGTTATTCCTCTCTATCACCAATTAAAGGAGATATTAAAGGAGAATATTGAACGAGGTGACTGGGCTCCTGGCGATAAAATTCCATCTGAAAACGAGTTGAGGGCTGACTATAATATTAGCCGTAACACAGCTAAAAAAGCGATTGAAGACCTCGTCCAAATTGGCGTCTTGAATCGAATTCAAGGGAAGGGGACTTTTGTTTCGCAGCCGAAGCTCGAGCAGCCACTTATGGGCTTTTATAGCTTTAGTAAAGTGATGAAAGAAATGGGCATGGCACCAACAGATATTATTTTGCATATGAATGAAACGACTGCTTCACCTCGAGTCGCAAGTAAGTTAATGGTTGATGAAGGAGATACTCTAATCGAATTAAAGAGGTTACGCTGCGCTAATGACGAGCCTGTTATTCTTGAAACATCTTATATACCTCAATACCTCATACCTGGTATTAAGCAGGAGCATGTGATGAATACCTCCTTATATGATGTAATGGAAAGTGATTTTGGTATTATCGTTACAAAAGCAAAAGAGGTGTTTGAACCTGTCCTCATAAGAGATTATGAAAGTGAATATCTCCAAGTAAAAGAAGGTTACCCCGCCTTGTTGTTAGAAAGAACAGCCTATGATCGATCAGGAAAACCCGTGGAATTTTGTCATTCTATCGTAAGAGGAGATCGCTGTCGTTTCTACACAGAATTAATTTAA
- a CDS encoding AraC family transcriptional regulator produces MKLILDARTLQNYVPSVIYLAHWKEKHRFVFEEDVHPKWVLFAVEKGEFEFSIGDKNGVAQVGDLVFCPPNTPFKRKLIEPLSFFAFIFEWELKKEYLSDPSLLKPLEEDESIISGKWTLRDFKRLSSNFEYLALYSNHTYSQNMSRINYILRDMWNVFCWELEEKHVKQIGQKDKLMIDAKNAIQEKGLMSLFSMNDLSVQLGLSPVQLTRRFKAAFRMTPKEYLISLRVEEAKKLLANTDWTMDEIARHSGYENRYYFSRAFRTKEGKSPSEFKKIHQM; encoded by the coding sequence GTGAAATTAATCCTGGACGCTCGTACGTTACAAAACTATGTACCGTCGGTCATTTATTTAGCTCATTGGAAAGAAAAACATCGATTTGTATTTGAAGAAGATGTCCACCCTAAGTGGGTCTTATTTGCGGTCGAAAAAGGTGAATTCGAATTTTCAATCGGTGATAAGAACGGTGTAGCACAGGTCGGTGATCTCGTGTTTTGTCCACCTAACACACCTTTTAAGAGGAAGTTAATTGAGCCTTTGTCATTTTTTGCATTTATTTTCGAATGGGAATTAAAAAAAGAGTATTTATCAGATCCGTCATTATTAAAGCCATTGGAAGAAGATGAATCAATTATTAGTGGAAAATGGACGTTAAGAGATTTTAAAAGACTTTCTTCTAATTTCGAATATTTAGCTTTATATTCGAACCATACTTACTCTCAGAATATGTCCCGTATTAATTACATACTGAGAGATATGTGGAATGTGTTTTGTTGGGAGCTTGAAGAAAAGCATGTGAAACAAATCGGCCAAAAAGATAAGCTGATGATTGATGCGAAAAATGCTATTCAAGAGAAAGGCTTAATGTCTTTATTTAGTATGAATGACCTTTCCGTCCAATTAGGACTTAGTCCTGTTCAACTTACTAGAAGGTTTAAAGCAGCTTTTCGGATGACCCCAAAGGAATATTTGATTTCACTAAGAGTAGAAGAAGCGAAAAAATTACTTGCCAACACGGATTGGACGATGGATGAAATCGCAAGACATTCAGGCTATGAAAATCGGTATTACTTTAGTCGTGCGTTTCGAACAAAAGAAGGAAAAAGCCCATCAGAATTTAAAAAAATTCACCAAATGTAA
- a CDS encoding ROK family protein, whose translation MNLSLGIDVGGTKIAAALITKDGRVLFRKEVPSVTTDKDKMFQQLKNCIDQVLKESRYKPENLLGIGIGVPGKVDIENGIAIYQNNLPWSHFPIGSKLEELYPTKSVILDNDVHMAAFAEWYQRGCKKNETFAYLTISTGISCCILHNGVILRGAGFAGEVGLMLTSASKENSVVTFENVASGPAIQSKAATKRATLQMKETEQITTATVLRDYFHGEKYACHVMAEVLNDISKGIHGMICMLDPHQIVLGGGVINHNPELIDHIKATLKPLLITEQSSAVHRISVSQLKGDSGLVGAGLRLHNSSDGGANED comes from the coding sequence ATGAATCTTTCACTCGGTATTGATGTAGGGGGAACCAAAATTGCAGCTGCGCTCATTACAAAAGATGGGCGCGTGCTATTTCGAAAAGAAGTTCCAAGTGTAACAACGGATAAAGACAAGATGTTTCAGCAATTAAAGAACTGTATTGATCAAGTATTAAAAGAGTCTCGTTACAAACCAGAAAACCTACTTGGTATCGGTATTGGTGTGCCTGGAAAAGTCGATATTGAAAATGGAATAGCCATCTATCAAAACAATCTACCTTGGTCTCATTTTCCAATTGGTTCAAAATTGGAAGAACTTTATCCTACAAAGTCTGTCATCCTTGATAATGATGTTCATATGGCAGCATTTGCGGAATGGTATCAAAGAGGATGTAAAAAAAATGAAACGTTTGCTTATTTAACTATTAGTACAGGGATTTCATGTTGCATTCTTCATAATGGAGTCATTTTACGAGGTGCTGGTTTTGCAGGCGAAGTAGGCTTAATGTTGACAAGTGCTTCGAAAGAAAATTCAGTAGTTACTTTTGAAAATGTAGCATCCGGTCCTGCTATTCAATCAAAGGCAGCAACCAAAAGAGCAACACTTCAAATGAAAGAGACTGAACAAATCACAACAGCTACAGTCTTGAGAGATTACTTTCATGGGGAGAAATACGCCTGTCATGTCATGGCTGAAGTTTTAAATGATATTAGTAAAGGCATTCATGGCATGATTTGCATGCTCGACCCTCACCAAATTGTTCTTGGTGGCGGGGTCATTAATCATAATCCAGAGTTAATAGACCATATTAAAGCGACACTAAAACCTCTCCTGATTACTGAACAGAGCAGTGCCGTTCATCGAATATCTGTTAGTCAATTGAAAGGAGACTCAGGACTTGTTGGAGCCGGTTTAAGACTTCACAACTCATCTGATGGAGGTGCAAATGAAGATTAA
- a CDS encoding heparinase II/III domain-containing protein, which yields MSSRLSDTIYFNAQHEETLHAKKKLIAEADEALQIPFRPSKTDIADWGHYFHCPYDGAALNFSWTNNKKFDCPSCRRVFEDSPFLGGWMGMAHGKLGEAVKHLSFAYAATKRDDYLLKANKILLDYAECYPHYRTHGKIPYNGPGKLFAQTLDEANWMINLCYAYHIGKEHFTKEELELVNNQLFLDAATFLSTWKEQQIHNHAVHITVAICMIGSILGNVHLIEQGFNGDYGLRNQIRKGVLEDGLWYEGSFSYHFYTLESIVQLAHITDDTRLWSFPEIKKMFDTPLLFIDNEGLLPSLNDSSSSISLSKYAHLYEFAFSIYGEEQYQIILRSLYGMQPSKFKRVPRDSYSLFFVNQFVLNNNNCIVPSCKNNQNKTLTSSSSLTKISCENGWQVFQKHAPFGGEHDHLDQLGLSLSLKNKPFIRDPGTTRYSVPVHYDWFKHTYSHNTVSINGSDQPPADGKRIKAEQCEWGSWVESVVDWKSDTYLFQNLIQLPESMSSWDVESYKDCSIQRFNAITDRLFLDIVTVNVPEKREVDLLYHVDGHVLDTQNWKTSQAKLSKLNQDLFNNKREMMKNGSTLLQWKANEETVNQHSWCSSKTMLYLASTPDNPPVANRATLIQRSKPLQSITFINVFQMATDLPNREVENIEVIQSESEIKIFVSTHSSICGEFRLTKGKNHHSSTLAYYSS from the coding sequence ATGAGTTCCCGTTTGTCAGATACGATTTACTTTAACGCTCAACATGAAGAAACACTACATGCGAAAAAAAAGCTAATCGCCGAGGCTGATGAAGCGCTACAAATACCATTTAGACCTTCAAAGACAGATATCGCAGACTGGGGGCACTATTTTCACTGCCCATATGATGGAGCTGCACTCAATTTCAGCTGGACGAATAATAAGAAATTTGATTGTCCTTCATGCAGGAGAGTCTTTGAAGACTCTCCATTTCTAGGTGGCTGGATGGGAATGGCTCACGGAAAACTAGGAGAGGCAGTTAAACATCTTTCGTTTGCCTATGCGGCGACTAAAAGAGATGATTATTTATTGAAAGCAAACAAGATCCTTTTGGATTATGCAGAGTGCTACCCTCATTACCGAACACATGGAAAGATCCCTTATAATGGGCCAGGTAAACTTTTCGCTCAAACGCTTGATGAAGCCAATTGGATGATTAATCTTTGTTATGCCTATCACATTGGTAAAGAACATTTTACCAAAGAAGAATTGGAACTTGTAAATAATCAGCTATTTCTTGATGCGGCTACCTTTTTATCTACATGGAAAGAACAACAGATTCATAATCATGCCGTCCATATAACTGTTGCCATTTGTATGATCGGTTCAATATTGGGTAATGTTCACTTAATTGAACAAGGGTTTAATGGAGATTATGGATTAAGAAATCAGATTCGTAAGGGCGTACTTGAGGATGGTTTATGGTATGAAGGCTCCTTCTCCTACCATTTTTATACACTTGAATCGATCGTTCAATTAGCACATATCACAGATGATACTCGTCTTTGGTCATTCCCAGAAATTAAAAAGATGTTCGATACGCCCTTATTATTTATTGATAATGAAGGGTTGCTCCCATCTTTGAATGACTCATCCTCATCTATTTCCTTATCCAAATATGCACATCTCTACGAGTTCGCTTTTTCTATTTATGGGGAAGAGCAGTATCAAATAATATTAAGAAGCTTATACGGCATGCAACCATCAAAGTTTAAACGCGTTCCGCGAGATTCGTATTCATTGTTCTTTGTTAACCAATTTGTTTTAAATAATAACAATTGTATAGTCCCATCTTGTAAGAACAATCAAAATAAGACATTAACTTCAAGTTCTAGCTTAACAAAAATTTCCTGTGAAAATGGATGGCAGGTCTTTCAAAAGCATGCGCCATTTGGTGGTGAACACGATCATCTCGATCAACTAGGTTTATCGCTTAGCTTAAAAAACAAACCGTTTATACGAGATCCTGGCACAACACGCTATAGTGTGCCTGTACACTATGACTGGTTCAAGCATACGTATTCACATAACACCGTTAGTATAAATGGAAGTGATCAACCACCAGCAGATGGGAAGCGTATAAAAGCTGAACAATGTGAATGGGGAAGCTGGGTAGAAAGCGTCGTAGACTGGAAAAGTGATACCTATCTTTTTCAAAATTTAATTCAGTTACCTGAGTCAATGAGTTCCTGGGATGTTGAGAGTTACAAAGATTGTTCTATCCAACGTTTCAATGCTATTACCGATCGATTGTTTCTTGACATCGTTACGGTAAACGTACCTGAAAAAAGAGAAGTGGATCTCTTATATCATGTCGACGGCCATGTACTTGACACCCAAAACTGGAAAACATCACAAGCAAAATTAAGCAAATTAAATCAAGATTTATTCAACAATAAGAGAGAAATGATGAAGAATGGTTCTACATTATTACAATGGAAAGCGAACGAAGAAACTGTAAATCAACATAGCTGGTGTTCATCAAAAACGATGCTCTATTTAGCAAGCACTCCCGATAACCCTCCCGTTGCTAATCGAGCCACTCTTATACAAAGAAGTAAGCCACTTCAATCCATCACGTTTATTAACGTCTTTCAAATGGCTACGGATTTACCAAATAGAGAAGTTGAAAATATAGAAGTAATACAAAGCGAATCCGAGATAAAAATATTTGTCTCGACTCATTCCTCTATATGTGGTGAATTCCGATTAACTAAGGGAAAAAACCACCATTCATCGACCCTTGCCTATTATTCAAGCTAA
- a CDS encoding SIS domain-containing protein, with amino-acid sequence MDTYTLKEIMSQGNASEKTYQIVSNMNIPNENVEVNYVFTGCGTSYYIAISAARYFQEITGIQANAVPASEIFLHEKQVFTPHKRYRVVSISRSGTTSEIITALKAIKDRENISTLAVTCNSDAEMAQLADDQISLDHISEKSVVMTQSFTNMLYAIQLYAARFAENNAALKELKQVPELLNENVSHAHVMKDIVQGAKAERFIFLGAGIYNGLAKEGTLKLKEMTQTECESYSNLEFRHGPISIVDEETVVVLFSTTKMSEIDHTLLHDIKNNGGKTIVIGDLGTNLTADHVINIGSNLSDEARATLYIPYFQLLAYYQSIKLGLNPDQPRNLNQVVKISLP; translated from the coding sequence GTGGATACGTATACGTTGAAGGAAATCATGTCTCAAGGAAACGCTTCAGAAAAAACCTATCAGATCGTCAGCAATATGAATATTCCTAATGAAAATGTCGAAGTCAATTATGTATTTACAGGGTGTGGCACATCCTACTACATTGCAATTTCAGCTGCTAGATACTTTCAAGAAATCACTGGAATTCAAGCCAACGCGGTACCGGCTTCAGAAATTTTTCTTCATGAAAAGCAGGTATTCACCCCTCATAAACGATATAGAGTAGTAAGTATCTCTCGCTCCGGAACCACTTCAGAAATTATTACTGCTTTAAAAGCCATTAAGGATAGAGAGAACATATCCACTCTAGCCGTAACCTGCAACAGTGATGCTGAAATGGCACAACTAGCTGACGATCAAATTAGTCTTGATCATATAAGTGAAAAAAGCGTTGTTATGACTCAATCCTTCACTAACATGCTTTATGCAATTCAACTATATGCTGCAAGATTTGCAGAGAATAATGCGGCATTAAAAGAACTGAAACAGGTGCCTGAATTGTTAAATGAGAATGTGAGTCATGCACATGTTATGAAGGATATAGTTCAAGGTGCAAAAGCGGAGCGGTTTATCTTCTTAGGCGCAGGTATTTATAATGGATTAGCCAAAGAAGGTACCTTGAAACTCAAAGAAATGACGCAAACGGAATGCGAAAGTTATTCGAACCTTGAATTTCGTCATGGCCCGATTTCCATTGTGGATGAGGAAACCGTAGTGGTGCTGTTTTCTACAACAAAAATGAGCGAGATTGACCACACATTACTTCATGATATTAAAAATAACGGTGGAAAAACGATTGTGATTGGAGATCTCGGGACAAATTTAACGGCTGATCATGTGATTAATATAGGAAGCAATTTATCAGATGAAGCGAGAGCGACACTTTATATTCCTTACTTTCAGCTTCTAGCTTATTATCAGTCAATCAAACTTGGCTTAAACCCAGATCAACCTCGTAATCTTAATCAAGTCGTGAAAATATCTCTGCCTTAA
- the fba gene encoding class II fructose-1,6-bisphosphate aldolase — MPLVSSKPLLDDAYKNHYAIGAFAVHNLEIMKAVISGAEKIDTPVIFQTTPGTIKYVGIENIKNMVNSVAEKTSIPIALHLDHGDSFKTVLQCLRAGYTSVMIDGSKLQYEENVALVQKVVEAAHYVNVPVEAELGTIGGVEDDLSVDEQDAQLTDPDLAKDFVARTDIDSFAPAFGTAHGLYKKEPRLNFELVQKISESTGRPIVMHGASGVPEEKVRESLQYGVSKVNFSTELKVEFVARLRDYLNDHPHTDDPRKYFVPAREAVEEIVKKKILMLQSQQTYA, encoded by the coding sequence ATGCCATTAGTTTCTAGTAAGCCGTTACTCGATGATGCGTACAAAAATCATTATGCGATTGGGGCCTTTGCTGTTCATAATCTGGAAATTATGAAAGCGGTTATTTCAGGTGCTGAGAAGATCGATACACCGGTTATCTTTCAAACGACACCAGGAACAATTAAATATGTGGGAATCGAAAACATTAAAAATATGGTGAATTCGGTAGCTGAGAAAACCTCGATTCCAATTGCATTGCATTTAGACCACGGTGATAGTTTCAAAACGGTTCTACAATGTTTGCGGGCAGGTTACACGTCAGTCATGATTGACGGATCAAAATTACAATATGAAGAGAACGTAGCGCTCGTCCAAAAGGTTGTGGAAGCTGCTCACTATGTTAATGTCCCCGTAGAAGCTGAACTCGGAACCATTGGAGGCGTTGAAGACGATCTTAGTGTAGACGAACAGGACGCTCAATTGACAGATCCAGACCTCGCAAAAGATTTTGTCGCACGAACGGATATCGATTCGTTTGCCCCTGCTTTTGGAACAGCACATGGCTTATATAAAAAGGAACCAAGGCTTAATTTTGAGCTTGTACAAAAAATTTCCGAATCGACAGGACGGCCAATTGTTATGCACGGCGCCTCTGGTGTACCAGAAGAAAAAGTTCGTGAATCGCTTCAATATGGCGTAAGTAAAGTGAACTTCTCGACTGAATTAAAGGTTGAATTCGTGGCTAGATTACGAGATTACTTGAATGATCATCCACATACAGATGATCCGAGAAAGTATTTCGTCCCTGCTCGAGAAGCTGTTGAAGAAATTGTGAAGAAAAAAATCTTAATGCTGCAAAGTCAGCAAACTTACGCTTAA
- a CDS encoding cupin domain-containing protein: protein MGQIGIWESVEDGVKRNILTSGEDLMIMEVRFKSGAIGNKHQHPHEQISYCLDGQFEFTIGTAHTIIEKGESLYIPPNTLHGVKALSDGSLLDSFSPVREDLLEGKHS, encoded by the coding sequence ATGGGACAAATTGGTATATGGGAGTCAGTAGAAGACGGTGTTAAACGAAATATCTTAACAAGTGGTGAAGATCTAATGATTATGGAAGTTCGCTTCAAAAGTGGAGCGATCGGAAATAAGCATCAGCATCCTCATGAACAGATTTCCTATTGTCTTGATGGGCAATTTGAATTCACAATTGGCACTGCTCATACGATCATTGAAAAAGGAGAGTCACTTTATATCCCACCAAATACACTTCATGGCGTTAAAGCGCTCTCAGATGGTAGTCTATTAGATTCCTTTAGTCCAGTAAGAGAGGACTTATTAGAAGGAAAGCATTCATGA